A single window of Cervus canadensis isolate Bull #8, Minnesota chromosome 17, ASM1932006v1, whole genome shotgun sequence DNA harbors:
- the CLBA1 gene encoding uncharacterized protein CLBA1: MSPEHLPIASVRAGGTNMQDQRELRGTPGQGLPVCAFLSDLPEQAGGGSLHQVSKDLGAPGRQSGDAVEWARPHSTLPPLDGEARISGDSFEGLSTSTARGPDPGEHSSAWGEFEGFRESSASSEQFSKSFELRERPSASQPWRTASAQKEHCSSQPHQGGVTGTGAITPSEPIVSCEDVFRSAFQEVPVPQAPEGISTLDHFLETRNEENSGLESVHKLCSESRKLWRALHNTRTATISRCVWSESRSRENFLPVLGVDAAQKSLSGSPGRTLGEPGLHEPEELGFRLQRCRALIQTKLSGTPGGGQGSLITYSLFLKTPVHGNGQYITIPRKKKIFSPRNLKLTLFNSDIC, translated from the exons ATGTCTCCTGAGCATCTTCCCATCGCGTCTGTGCGGGCCGGGGGCACCAACATGCAAGACCAGCGGGAGCTGAGGGGCACACCTGGCCAGGGGCTCCCTGTCTGCGCCTTTCTGAGTGACCTCCCAGAGCAAGCAGGCGGGGGTTCCCTCCACCAGGTTTCTAAAGACCTCGGTGCACCTGGGAGGCAGAGCGGTGACGCTGTGGAGTGGGCGAGGCCCCACTCCACCCTTCCCCCGCTGGATGGGGAAGCCAGGATCTCTGGGGACAGCTTCGAGGGCTTGTCTACCAGCACCGCCAGGGGTCCAGACCCTGGGGAACACAGCAGCGCCTGGGGGGAGTTTGAAGGCTTTCGAGAATCCTCAGCCAGCTCTGAACAATTCTCTAAGTCCTTTGAGCTCCGGGAGAGGCCCTCAGCCTCTCAGCCGTGGAGAACAGCTTCTGCCCAAAAGGAGCACTGTTCTAGCCAGCCTCACCAGGGTGGAGTGACAGGAACCGGCGCCATCACCCCTTCTGAG ccCATTGTCAGCTGTGAGGATGTTTTCAGGTCTGCTTTTCAAGAAGTACCAGTCCCACAGGCCCCCGAGGGCATCTCCACCTTAGACCACTTCTTAGAAACAAGGAATGAAGAAAACTCTGGCCTTGAATCCGTGCATAAACTGTG TTCTGAATCTAGAAAACTCTGGAGGGCTCTTCACAACACCAGGACCGCGACGATCTCCCGATGCGTCTGGAGCGAGTCCCGCAGTCGGGAAAACTTCCTTCCTGTTCTTGGAGTAGACGCTGCTCAGAAG AGCCTCTCAGGGAGCCCTGGCCGCACTCTGGGCGAGCCTGGCCTCCACGAGCCCGAAGAGCTCGGCTTCCGCCTGCAGCGCTGCAGAGCCCTGATCCAGACCAAG CTCTCGGGGACGCCAGGtggtggacagggcagcctgatCACCTACAGCCTCTTCCTGAAGACCCCCGTACACGGAAATGGGCAGTACATCACAATTCCAAGGAAAAAGAAGATTTTCAGTCCTCGTAACTTAAAACTGACATTGTTTAATAGTGACATTTGCTAA